In one window of Juglans regia cultivar Chandler chromosome 3, Walnut 2.0, whole genome shotgun sequence DNA:
- the LOC109000827 gene encoding uncharacterized protein LOC109000827 — MPPRRRERSVLGMNATNDECGCTIEQFNRMHPPTFDGRGDATIAEDWIQDIEEILRVINCTDIQKVLYSAFKLTGEAKRWWISERTIREAEGMEIVRWLHFKQIFLERFFPTSVRDDKAMEFANLVQRAMSVHQYAARFIELSRFAAYLIPDEEKKARKFEQGLNEKIYE, encoded by the coding sequence atgccacctcgtcgtcgAGAAAGAAGTGTATTGGGTATGAATGCGACAAATGATGAATGTGGATGTACCATAGAGCAGTTTAATCGAATGCATCCTCCCACCTTCGATGGTCGGGGCGATGCAACCATAGCAGAAGACTGGATCCAAGATATTGAGGAGATACTCCGCGTTATAAACTGCACGGACATACAGAAGGTTCTATACTCTGCTTTCAAACTAACGGGAGAAGCAAAAAGATGGTGGATTTCTGAAAGAACCATCAGAGAAGCGGAAGGGATGGAAATAGTCCgttggctgcacttcaagcagatctttCTGGAACGCTTTTTTCCAACCTCAGTCCGAGACGACAAAGCTATGGAGTTCGCTAATTTGGTACAGCGAGCTATGTCAGTACACCAGTACGCAGCTAGATTCATCGAGTTATCACGCTTTGCTGCATATTTGATCcctgatgaggagaagaaggctcGTAAGTTTGAGCAAGGACTGaatgaaaagatttatgaaTGA